A genomic stretch from Desulfotignum balticum DSM 7044 includes:
- a CDS encoding gamma carbonic anhydrase family protein: MAVYQYGDRIPTIGKNTYISDSARVIGDVVIQDNCYIGHGAIVRGDYGTIHIGNGTAVEEGAILHIRPDGLLELEDHVTVGHGAIIHGRLIQTHAVIGIGAIIGFDVVVGAWAIVAEGSVIPQKTHIPDEKITGGVPYKIIGDVQPRHKEFWTYGKQLYVDLARDYPEKLKKLG, from the coding sequence ATGGCCGTTTATCAATATGGAGACCGGATTCCGACAATCGGAAAAAATACATATATCAGTGATTCAGCAAGGGTGATCGGGGATGTGGTGATCCAGGACAACTGCTACATCGGTCATGGCGCTATTGTCCGGGGAGATTACGGCACGATTCATATCGGCAACGGCACGGCCGTGGAGGAAGGGGCCATTCTTCATATCCGCCCGGACGGTCTGCTGGAACTGGAAGATCATGTGACCGTGGGTCATGGCGCCATCATCCATGGTCGGCTGATCCAAACCCATGCCGTTATCGGCATCGGGGCGATCATCGGGTTTGATGTGGTGGTGGGGGCCTGGGCCATTGTGGCGGAAGGGTCGGTCATTCCCCAGAAAACCCATATTCCGGATGAAAAAATCACCGGCGGCGTGCCATACAAAATCATCGGAGATGTTCAGCCGCGGCACAAGGAGTTCTGGACTTACGGCAAGCAGCTGTATGTCGATCTTGCCCGGGACTACCCCGAAAAGCTGAAAAAACTGGGCTGA
- a CDS encoding ABC transporter substrate-binding protein, whose amino-acid sequence MALPDRTVHNIRPPLLQPVTDKISAGTLKRWAVWVLIAAGILFSAFSGPVWADDRDIRIADGKGDWGYPTPFRHYPRGPGYIRMSWVFDTLVWKDQKGYVPGLATDWAYDPQHLAFTFHLDPAALWHDCTPVTAHDVVFTLAYFQQHPYQWISIDAVDRAKALDDHTVIIYLSKPYAPFLSDIGGTMPVIPKHVWEKITEPESCIDSACMVGSGPYVFKDFDKTQGTYLFEAFEHYYQGRPKKQRLIYVRTSKALMSLVTGQADLANIQPDMAGSLEKKGLTVIENERGWNKKLMINHTKPPFNDRNFRQALAYAIDPQEIIDKSHRGFGTPASYGLLSIDHEMYNPDTPDYPYNPEKARQIITDLGWTPGPDGVFHKDGQPLALELIASNLTVAGESVTDRDGEIIARQLTDIGINVTLVNQEQTTTDSRVKNRDFDLAVSGHGGISGDPKVLNEMTSSVYGGGSVNSARYDACPELNALMDAQMMEMDPEKRKRLVFDIQAVYARELPAISLYYPVTLAAYNPDKGIEWFYTRGGISKGVPIPQNKLALIR is encoded by the coding sequence ATGGCGTTACCTGACCGGACTGTCCACAACATCCGACCCCCGCTTCTTCAGCCTGTAACGGACAAAATTTCTGCCGGGACCCTGAAAAGGTGGGCCGTTTGGGTCCTGATTGCCGCAGGAATTCTTTTTTCAGCTTTTTCCGGCCCCGTATGGGCGGATGACCGTGACATCCGCATTGCCGACGGCAAAGGGGACTGGGGATATCCCACCCCGTTCCGGCATTATCCCCGGGGGCCCGGGTATATCCGCATGTCCTGGGTATTTGACACCCTGGTATGGAAGGATCAGAAAGGATATGTGCCGGGTCTGGCCACGGACTGGGCCTATGATCCACAACACCTGGCGTTCACTTTTCACCTGGACCCGGCGGCCCTGTGGCATGACTGCACGCCCGTCACGGCCCATGATGTGGTGTTCACCCTTGCTTATTTTCAGCAGCACCCATACCAGTGGATTTCCATTGATGCCGTGGACCGGGCCAAAGCCCTGGATGATCATACCGTGATCATTTATCTGTCAAAGCCCTATGCCCCGTTTCTGTCGGATATCGGGGGCACCATGCCCGTGATCCCCAAACATGTATGGGAAAAGATCACTGAGCCGGAGTCCTGTATCGATTCCGCCTGCATGGTGGGCAGCGGGCCTTATGTGTTCAAAGATTTCGATAAAACCCAGGGCACCTATCTGTTCGAGGCATTTGAACATTATTACCAGGGACGGCCGAAAAAACAGCGCCTGATTTACGTGCGCACGTCCAAAGCGCTGATGTCTCTGGTCACGGGCCAGGCAGACCTGGCCAATATCCAGCCGGACATGGCCGGGTCCCTGGAAAAAAAAGGGCTGACCGTGATTGAAAACGAGCGGGGCTGGAACAAGAAGCTGATGATCAACCACACCAAACCCCCTTTTAATGACCGAAATTTCCGGCAGGCCCTGGCCTATGCCATCGATCCCCAGGAGATCATCGACAAATCCCACCGGGGATTCGGCACACCCGCCTCATACGGTCTGTTGAGCATCGATCATGAGATGTACAACCCGGACACGCCGGACTATCCTTACAACCCGGAAAAAGCCAGGCAGATCATTACGGATTTGGGCTGGACCCCGGGGCCGGACGGGGTGTTTCATAAAGACGGGCAGCCCCTGGCCCTGGAGCTGATCGCCTCCAATCTCACGGTGGCCGGGGAAAGTGTAACGGACCGGGACGGGGAGATCATTGCCCGGCAGCTCACGGATATCGGCATCAATGTCACCCTGGTGAACCAGGAGCAGACCACCACGGACAGCCGGGTGAAAAACCGGGATTTTGATCTGGCTGTGTCCGGCCACGGCGGTATTTCCGGGGACCCCAAAGTGCTCAATGAAATGACTTCTTCCGTGTACGGGGGCGGGTCCGTGAACAGCGCCCGATATGATGCGTGCCCGGAACTCAATGCCCTGATGGATGCCCAGATGATGGAGATGGACCCGGAAAAACGAAAACGCCTGGTGTTTGACATCCAGGCCGTCTATGCCCGGGAGCTGCCGGCCATCTCTTTGTATTATCCCGTAACCCTGGCCGCGTACAACCCGGACAAAGGCATTGAATGGTTTTACACCCGGGGCGGCATCAGCAAAGGCGTGCCCATTCCCCAGAACAAACTGGCCCTGATCCGGTAA
- a CDS encoding serine dehydratase subunit alpha family protein, translated as MEKTDPRYGAYLNILKEELVPAMGCTEPIAVAYAAARAAAVLKDLPDRVTIEASDNIVKNVKSVVVPNTGGLRGIAAAAAAGIAAGNADEMLEVIAHVDEVGKQRIRQFLETCDIQVLPLTTDILFDLKVTVFKGSSRAMVQISHFHTNIVLIEKDGDIVYRNQDCDEVNTTVLTDRTLLNVEDIVDFASSVTLSEVKTLLQKMVDLNMAIAEQGVSGTWGANIGTVLMEVWGDDIKVRAKAMAAGGSDARMSGCELPVMIVSGSGNQGITASVPVVVYGKHLGVDPDTLFRALLVSCLVTIHQKTGIGRLSAYCGAVSAGVGAGAGISWLHGGRYREIAHTIVNALAMVSGIICDGAKPSCAAKIAMSVEAGLLGFFMFQKGKQFYGGDGIVKKGVENTIVNIGRLGRDGMRETDREIIRMMLGQ; from the coding sequence ATGGAAAAAACCGATCCCCGGTACGGGGCATATCTGAACATCCTAAAAGAAGAACTGGTGCCGGCCATGGGATGCACCGAGCCCATTGCCGTGGCCTATGCCGCAGCCCGGGCCGCCGCAGTGCTCAAAGACCTGCCGGACCGGGTCACGATCGAGGCCAGCGACAATATCGTTAAAAACGTCAAAAGTGTGGTGGTGCCCAATACGGGGGGACTGCGTGGCATTGCCGCGGCAGCGGCGGCCGGGATTGCCGCGGGAAATGCCGATGAAATGCTGGAAGTGATCGCCCATGTGGATGAAGTCGGCAAACAGCGGATCCGGCAGTTTCTGGAAACCTGTGATATTCAGGTGTTACCGCTGACCACCGACATTTTGTTTGATCTGAAGGTCACGGTTTTCAAAGGATCGTCCCGGGCCATGGTTCAGATTTCCCATTTTCACACCAATATTGTTCTAATCGAAAAAGACGGCGATATTGTGTACCGGAACCAGGATTGTGACGAGGTCAACACCACGGTACTCACGGACCGGACCCTGCTCAATGTCGAGGATATAGTGGATTTTGCTTCTTCCGTGACCCTTTCCGAAGTTAAAACCCTGCTGCAGAAAATGGTGGATCTCAACATGGCCATTGCCGAGCAGGGAGTATCCGGGACCTGGGGGGCCAATATCGGCACGGTGCTGATGGAAGTGTGGGGGGATGACATCAAGGTCAGGGCCAAAGCCATGGCCGCCGGCGGGTCCGACGCCCGGATGAGCGGATGTGAACTCCCCGTGATGATCGTATCCGGTTCGGGCAATCAGGGCATCACGGCATCCGTGCCCGTGGTGGTGTATGGGAAGCATTTGGGCGTGGATCCAGACACCTTGTTCCGGGCCCTGCTGGTCTCCTGTCTGGTGACCATTCACCAGAAAACCGGCATCGGCCGGCTGTCCGCCTACTGCGGGGCCGTGAGCGCGGGGGTGGGGGCCGGGGCCGGGATCTCCTGGCTCCACGGGGGCCGGTACCGGGAGATCGCCCACACCATTGTCAATGCCCTGGCCATGGTGTCCGGCATCATCTGTGACGGGGCCAAACCCTCGTGCGCCGCCAAGATCGCCATGTCTGTGGAAGCCGGACTTCTGGGGTTTTTCATGTTCCAGAAAGGCAAACAGTTTTACGGCGGGGACGGGATCGTGAAAAAAGGCGTGGAAAATACCATTGTCAACATCGGGCGCCTGGGCCGGGACGGCATGCGGGAAACCGACCGGGAGATCATCCGCATGATGCTGGGACAATAA
- the katG gene encoding catalase/peroxidase HPI, with protein MSNQESKCPVTGQSSSQVAGGGTSNRDWWPNQLNLKILHQHSAKSNPMGNDFNYADAFKTLDLDAVKKDLFALMTDSQEWWPADYGHYGGLFIRMAWHSAGTYRMGDGRGGGGTGNQRFAPLNSWPDNVSLDKARRLLWPIKQKYGKKISWADLMILAGNCALESMGFKTFGFAGGRVDIWEPEEDVYWGSEEEWLATSDTPKSRYSGDRDLENPLAAVQMGLIYVNPEGPDGNPDPVASGKDVRETFARMAMNDEETVALVAGGHTFGKCHGAGPASHLGPEPEAAPLEQQGLGWKSSFGTGKGGDAITSGIEGAWKPNPTQWDMGYLKVLFKYDWELVKSPAGANQWLARDVDDEDMVVDAHDPGKKHRPMMTTADLSLKFDPVYEKIARRYLENPEEFADAFARGWFKLTHRDMGPRSRYLGPEVPAEELIWQDPMPEVDHDLIDASDIADLKAKILATGLSVSQLVYTAWASAATFRGSDFRGGANGARIRLAPQKDWEVNQPEQLAKVLNTLEEVKDVFNNAQTGNKKVSLADLIVLGGCAAVEQAAKNAGYDITVPFAPGRTDATDAQTDADSFSVLEPKADAFRNYLKAKFSVKAEELMIDRAQLLTLTAPEMTVLVGGLRVLNANFDQSAHGVFTDKPETLTHDFFKNLLDMGTQWSAVSDDEDLFEGRDRKTKEKKWTATRVDLIFGANSQLRALAEVYACADAGEKFVTDFVAAWDKVMNLDRFDLAQ; from the coding sequence ATGTCCAACCAGGAAAGCAAATGCCCGGTAACGGGTCAATCTTCCAGCCAGGTGGCCGGCGGCGGCACATCCAACCGGGACTGGTGGCCCAACCAGCTCAACTTGAAAATTCTGCACCAGCATTCCGCCAAAAGCAATCCCATGGGCAACGATTTCAACTATGCCGACGCATTCAAGACACTGGATCTTGACGCCGTTAAAAAAGACCTTTTTGCATTGATGACCGACTCCCAGGAGTGGTGGCCCGCGGATTACGGCCACTACGGGGGATTGTTCATCCGGATGGCATGGCACAGCGCCGGCACCTACCGCATGGGAGACGGCCGGGGGGGCGGCGGCACGGGCAACCAGCGGTTTGCCCCGCTCAACAGCTGGCCGGACAATGTCAGCCTTGACAAGGCCCGGCGCCTGCTCTGGCCCATCAAGCAGAAATACGGGAAAAAAATTTCCTGGGCCGATCTCATGATCCTGGCCGGTAACTGCGCATTGGAATCCATGGGATTCAAAACCTTTGGATTTGCCGGGGGCCGGGTGGACATCTGGGAACCGGAAGAAGATGTTTACTGGGGATCGGAAGAAGAATGGCTGGCCACCAGTGATACACCCAAAAGCCGGTACTCCGGGGACCGGGACCTGGAAAATCCTCTGGCCGCCGTGCAGATGGGCCTGATCTATGTGAACCCGGAAGGCCCGGACGGAAATCCGGATCCCGTGGCATCAGGCAAGGATGTCCGGGAGACCTTTGCCCGCATGGCCATGAATGACGAAGAAACCGTGGCCCTGGTGGCCGGTGGCCATACGTTCGGCAAATGCCACGGTGCCGGACCCGCGTCCCACTTAGGACCTGAACCGGAAGCCGCGCCTCTTGAGCAGCAGGGCCTGGGCTGGAAGAGCAGTTTCGGTACGGGCAAGGGCGGGGACGCCATCACCAGCGGCATTGAAGGGGCGTGGAAACCCAATCCCACCCAGTGGGATATGGGGTATCTGAAAGTGCTGTTCAAATACGACTGGGAACTGGTGAAAAGCCCGGCCGGCGCGAATCAGTGGCTGGCCAGGGATGTGGATGACGAAGACATGGTGGTGGATGCCCATGATCCAGGCAAAAAACACCGGCCCATGATGACCACGGCCGACCTGTCTTTGAAATTTGACCCCGTGTATGAGAAGATCGCCCGGCGCTACCTGGAAAACCCGGAGGAGTTTGCCGATGCCTTTGCCAGGGGCTGGTTCAAGCTGACCCACCGGGATATGGGTCCGCGATCCCGGTACCTGGGGCCGGAAGTGCCGGCCGAGGAACTGATCTGGCAGGATCCGATGCCTGAAGTCGATCATGACCTGATCGATGCATCAGATATCGCCGACCTCAAGGCCAAGATTCTGGCGACCGGGCTGTCCGTGTCCCAGCTGGTTTATACGGCCTGGGCGTCTGCCGCCACCTTCCGGGGATCAGATTTCCGGGGCGGGGCCAACGGGGCCCGTATCCGCCTGGCCCCCCAGAAAGACTGGGAAGTCAACCAGCCGGAACAACTGGCCAAAGTGCTTAACACCCTGGAAGAAGTCAAAGACGTATTCAACAACGCCCAGACCGGCAATAAAAAAGTGTCTCTGGCAGACCTGATCGTCCTGGGCGGCTGCGCTGCCGTGGAGCAGGCGGCAAAGAACGCCGGGTATGATATCACCGTGCCCTTTGCCCCGGGCCGGACCGATGCCACGGATGCGCAGACGGATGCGGATTCCTTTTCCGTGCTTGAACCCAAAGCAGATGCGTTCCGCAACTATCTCAAAGCGAAGTTCTCGGTCAAGGCCGAAGAACTCATGATCGACCGGGCCCAGCTCCTGACGCTGACGGCCCCGGAAATGACCGTGCTGGTAGGCGGTTTGCGGGTGTTGAATGCCAACTTTGATCAGTCTGCCCACGGGGTGTTCACGGATAAACCGGAAACCCTGACCCATGACTTTTTCAAGAATCTGCTGGACATGGGAACCCAATGGTCGGCTGTGTCGGATGATGAAGACTTGTTTGAGGGCCGGGACCGGAAAACCAAAGAGAAAAAATGGACGGCCACCCGGGTGGACCTGATCTTTGGCGCCAACTCCCAGCTCCGGGCCCTGGCCGAAGTCTATGCCTGCGCTGATGCCGGGGAAAAATTTGTGACCGATTTTGTGGCGGCCTGGGACAAGGTCATGAACCTGGACCGGTTCGACCTGGCCCAATAA
- a CDS encoding ABC transporter permease: MHLDAGHRIRRDPWFFTGAALLGLLLCLAVFGPVLMPWDPYDTSFIPLDPPSARHWLGINDGGMDIFAELLSGLRNTLIFGLTAASAGLILGSVTGLFAAWQGGWVDQILMRLADIVLAIPSVMILILLAAFFQPQPWVLALTLAALTWPTTARGIRAQALTLKHGLHIQAARHMGGSSRYIIFRHLMPELFPLYLINFAAKLRMAVFMEASLAFLGLFDPSLKSLGLMISFALKYYYMDIWAHWLMPPVLLLSFLIMGTTFVTISLERVFDPRLKTAL, encoded by the coding sequence ATGCATCTTGATGCCGGACACCGGATCAGGAGGGATCCCTGGTTTTTCACGGGCGCCGCCTTGCTGGGCCTGCTGCTTTGCCTGGCCGTTTTCGGGCCGGTGCTGATGCCCTGGGATCCCTACGACACCTCCTTTATCCCGCTGGATCCGCCGTCGGCCCGGCACTGGCTGGGCATCAACGACGGGGGCATGGACATTTTCGCCGAACTGCTGTCCGGATTGAGAAACACCCTGATCTTCGGGCTGACGGCGGCATCCGCCGGCCTGATCCTGGGATCCGTGACGGGACTGTTTGCCGCCTGGCAGGGCGGGTGGGTGGACCAGATTCTCATGCGTCTGGCCGACATTGTGCTGGCGATTCCATCCGTCATGATTCTGATCCTGCTGGCTGCTTTTTTCCAGCCCCAGCCCTGGGTGCTGGCCCTGACCCTGGCGGCCCTGACCTGGCCCACCACTGCCCGGGGGATCAGGGCCCAGGCCCTGACCTTGAAACACGGGCTGCACATCCAGGCAGCCCGGCACATGGGCGGATCTTCCCGGTACATCATTTTCCGGCACCTGATGCCGGAACTGTTTCCCTTGTACCTGATCAACTTTGCGGCCAAACTGCGCATGGCCGTGTTCATGGAAGCGTCCCTGGCGTTTCTGGGGCTGTTCGATCCTTCCCTGAAATCTTTGGGCCTGATGATCAGTTTTGCGCTTAAATATTATTATATGGATATCTGGGCCCACTGGCTGATGCCGCCGGTGTTGCTGCTGTCTTTTCTGATCATGGGCACCACGTTTGTGACCATCAGCCTGGAACGGGTGTTCGACCCCCGGCTGAAAACCGCTTTATAA
- a CDS encoding ABC transporter permease: MQASDRHTWLTPVLAYLAAALILAFLSHSLPRMLPGDFVTAMYGASDVTLTAEQAADLRALYQDDSGFTAFLGRVFCLDWGYSYAFQAPVAALFFDALPWTLVLMGTAHVLSSILGFVLGVEAAWRRGTRTEKAGVGLMTVLEGIPELCSGVLLLLVFALNLGWFPAAGAQTAYADHTFVQQVADRLHHLALPLTTLVLAYFPGNFLLARAGMVIVMKSPFVLTARAKGLPPLRVRYAHAARNALLPLVTRFGLRFAFMITGALVVETLFSYPGLGTLLFNAIAMRDLPLIQGIVLAASIMVLGINLALEFVYILLDPRVAHAS, encoded by the coding sequence ATGCAAGCTTCTGACCGACATACCTGGCTGACCCCCGTGCTGGCCTATCTGGCTGCGGCCCTGATCCTGGCTTTTCTGAGCCACAGCCTGCCCCGGATGCTGCCCGGTGATTTTGTCACGGCCATGTACGGGGCTTCCGATGTCACCCTCACGGCAGAGCAGGCCGCGGACCTTCGGGCCCTGTACCAGGATGATTCCGGGTTCACGGCCTTTTTAGGCCGGGTCTTTTGCCTGGACTGGGGGTATTCCTATGCGTTTCAGGCCCCTGTGGCGGCTCTTTTTTTCGATGCCCTTCCCTGGACCCTGGTGCTCATGGGCACGGCCCATGTGCTGTCTTCGATTCTGGGATTTGTGCTGGGCGTGGAAGCGGCCTGGCGGCGGGGCACCCGCACGGAAAAAGCCGGGGTGGGCCTCATGACCGTGCTGGAAGGGATTCCGGAACTGTGTTCCGGGGTGCTGCTGCTGCTGGTATTTGCGTTGAATCTGGGCTGGTTTCCCGCCGCCGGGGCCCAGACCGCGTATGCCGATCACACCTTTGTGCAGCAGGTGGCGGATCGGCTGCACCACCTGGCCCTGCCGCTGACCACCCTGGTTCTGGCCTATTTTCCCGGCAATTTTCTGCTGGCCCGGGCCGGCATGGTCATAGTGATGAAAAGCCCGTTTGTTTTAACGGCCCGGGCCAAGGGATTGCCGCCATTGCGGGTGCGGTACGCCCATGCGGCCCGCAACGCGCTTTTGCCCCTGGTGACCCGGTTCGGGCTGCGGTTTGCCTTTATGATCACAGGCGCCCTGGTGGTGGAAACCCTGTTTTCCTATCCCGGCCTGGGCACCCTGCTGTTCAATGCCATTGCCATGCGGGACCTGCCTTTGATCCAGGGTATTGTCCTGGCGGCATCCATCATGGTGCTGGGAATCAACCTGGCCCTGGAATTTGTCTATATCCTGCTGGATCCCCGGGTGGCCCATGCATCTTGA